AGAACATCTATCGCATGCACCTCGGCCTTCGCACTGTGAGTCGCCTTCTTAAAGTACTTAAAACTGGTTCAGGAAGCTCTCTCGCCATCATCACAAACCAAGCCAGCAAGGTGAAATGGGACGACTACCTCAATGAATCTACCAGTTTTCTGATCGAAGGCGTAGCTGGCGATCGAGGCCCTAAGGCACCTAGTTCAACACAGATCAGCAAGGCGGTGAGATTTGGGCTGGAGCAGTACTACCAGCGGAAGGGTCTGCAAAAGCCTAGGGTCGACCTTAAGAACCCCAAAGCAAAAATCATAGCCTTCGTTCACGAGCAACGGCTTACCATCAGCATAGACACTTCCGGCAAGACCTTTCATAAGCGTGGCTACAAGCTAGAATCTCACCCAGCACCGGTCAAGGAGACCCTCGCCGCAGCGATCCTAAGTGCTGCGGGCTACGATGGGTCGGAAAACTTATACGACCCTATGTGCGGCAGTGGGACTATCGCTATCGAAGGAGCGTATATCAGCTTAGATAAGGCACCCTTGATTCATCGTAAGAAGGGTGAGTTTGCATTAGAAAATTTAAAGGACTTCAACTACCAGCTTTGGCGTTCAGTGCAAGACGAGGTTCGTCAGTCCAAGCGCGGCGAAGCTCCAGCAGGCATTTATGCTTCTGATATCAGCGGTGAGTTTGTCGAGATGGCTCGGTCTCATGCTCTGCGCGCTAGGGTTGAGAAGCACATTCAGTTCAAGCACGGCAGCTTTTTCGAACTTCAGCCCCCATGCGATCCTGGCCTCCTCGTCTGTAACCTGCCTTATGGCGAGCGGTTGGATGGTCAAGGCCAAGAGTCTATCAAAGACTTCTATCAAGAAATTGGCAACACTCTAAAACGGCAATATTCTGGATGGCGTGTGGCTTTGCTCGCTGCAGAAGATGCCCCCTATAAGTTTATCGGATTGCGCCCTAGCAAAAAGATCCCGTTGCTTAACGGCAGCATTCGCTGCAAGCTCCTCATCTTTGAAATGTATCGAGGTAGCCGCAAGGGCAAAGAGCAGACGGAAGCTTGACGTGCGTTCCTTCAAGGGAACGTGCTGTATTCTATTGGAGTACAGCTGGTTATGGTTAGTACGGCCATGCTACTTAAGATCGCTGCCGACGGACTTCATAGGCCAGAATAGCAGCAGAAACCGATACATTCAAAGAGTCGCAGACCCCCAGCATGGGAATCTTCACTGCGGTCCCATGGGATTCCCAAAAGCCAGAGAGGCCATGAGCTTCACTACCTAAAACAATTGCCGCCGAGGATTTAAGATCGAGGCCGTAGTAGAAAGAGTCGCTATGGGGGGAAGCTGTTACCAACTGAACCTTGTGCTGCTGGCAAAAATCTAAAAACTCCTGATGGCGAGACCTGATTACGGGTACCGAAAAAGCTGCTCCCAGGCTAGCACGGATGCAGTTAGGGTTGTAAAGATCGGCGGTTTCATCCAACAACACCAGACCATCAGCACCAGCCCCATCTGCTGTGCGGAGGATAGCACCCAGATTGCCAGGCTTTTCTAAGCCTTCGGCAACTATAAGAAATAAGTTTTCCCGAGGTAGATCATCCAGATACGCATATCGCGGCTGACCCACAGAGCATAGCCCACCGGTGCTATCTCGGAGAGCAATTTTTTCAAAAACTGCCGGGCTCACCCAGGTCACCAAGTCTGGATTTTTCTCAACCAGACTTTTTCCTAGCTCTCCAAGACTAGCCTTGCAAGCATAGATCTCTAGAACCTGAATCCCGTTTCGAATGGCTCGATCCGTTTCCCGATCACCCTCAAGCAAAAAACGTTGCATCCGCCGCCGGTGCTTCCCGTCCCGCAGCTTGATTAAGTCTTTGATCTTTTGGTTTTTAAGGGATTCAATCATGACTCTAGTTCCGAATGAAGAAACAGCTCGCACCGCTCGGTAGGGCTCGGCCTCCATCTTGCTCCTCAACAAGCATCTCGCTGAGCTGGAACTCTCCGGTTATATCGCCCACGAGTTCGAGCAGATTATTTTTCATCGCCACAGGGGTATAGCCGTGAGAATGAGAGCTGAGAAGAATAAACTTAAAGTCCTCATGGAGGATCTCTTTAATGCCATCCAAAAGAGGCGAAAGGTGCTCTTCGATCTTCCAGACCTCGTTCTTACTCCCGCGACCAAAGCTCGGTGGATCTAAGATGACTCCATGATAGCGTCGACCTCGGCGCGCTTCCTTCGCAACAAATTTCTGGGCATCATCAACGATCCATCTGATCGGGTGATCTGCTAGCTGATTCGCTTCAGCGTTCTCACGAGCCCAAGCGACACTGGTCTTCGAGGCATCGACATGAACGACCTTAGCACCCCCTTGAGCCGCTGCAAGCGAAGAGCCACCGGTGTAAGCAAAAAGGTTCAAGACCTCCATATCGGGCTTCGACAGGGAGCGTATAGTTTGCCAATTGCTTATCTGTTCGGCAAACACACCCAAATGACCAAAGTCGGTGCGCTTTAATTTCAAATTCAAGCCACCATAGTCAATGAACCACTCACGATCGAGACGCTTGTTCAATACCGTCCACTTACCATCTCCCCCGGAAAAGCGTTTGAAGACCACATCCACATCCCGCTTCCACTCGGATGCTGGCAGGCGAGGTCGCCACACAGCTTGGGGTGAAGGCCGAACCATGCGATAGGGTCCAATTTGTTCAAGCTTTTGAAAGTTTCCAGAATCGATGAGTTGGTAGGTATTCATAGGCTCCCATCAGCAGGGGTTCGAAAATTCGTCTCCCCACTAGGGGGCAGACAAAGCCGTTTTCGAACTCCTAACAATCGGTTCAAATTCTTAGAAGTTGATATCTTGATAATCGAGGCCAAGAGCTTCAGCCACGGCACGGTAAGTCGCGATACCTTGGAAGGTATTCAATCCTAGTTTCAACGCTGGATCTAACGCCAATGCTTTTTCCAGACCCTTATTAGCGAGGTCCATCGCATACTTATGGGTAACATTAGTCAAGGCATACGTACTTGTTCTAGGTACATCACCAGGGATGTTCGTCACACCATAGTGAATGACATCCTCTTCAACGAATACAGGGTCGTCGTGAGTGGTTGGCTTAATGGTTTCGATACAACCACCTTGATCGATTGCAACGT
This region of Pseudobacteriovorax antillogorgiicola genomic DNA includes:
- a CDS encoding THUMP domain-containing class I SAM-dependent RNA methyltransferase; the encoded protein is MLQPYIATCPLEIQDLVAAELRTQGGTKIRSGFKAIQFEAKEENIYRMHLGLRTVSRLLKVLKTGSGSSLAIITNQASKVKWDDYLNESTSFLIEGVAGDRGPKAPSSTQISKAVRFGLEQYYQRKGLQKPRVDLKNPKAKIIAFVHEQRLTISIDTSGKTFHKRGYKLESHPAPVKETLAAAILSAAGYDGSENLYDPMCGSGTIAIEGAYISLDKAPLIHRKKGEFALENLKDFNYQLWRSVQDEVRQSKRGEAPAGIYASDISGEFVEMARSHALRARVEKHIQFKHGSFFELQPPCDPGLLVCNLPYGERLDGQGQESIKDFYQEIGNTLKRQYSGWRVALLAAEDAPYKFIGLRPSKKIPLLNGSIRCKLLIFEMYRGSRKGKEQTEA
- a CDS encoding TrmH family RNA methyltransferase, which produces MRSKMEAEPYRAVRAVSSFGTRVMIESLKNQKIKDLIKLRDGKHRRRMQRFLLEGDRETDRAIRNGIQVLEIYACKASLGELGKSLVEKNPDLVTWVSPAVFEKIALRDSTGGLCSVGQPRYAYLDDLPRENLFLIVAEGLEKPGNLGAILRTADGAGADGLVLLDETADLYNPNCIRASLGAAFSVPVIRSRHQEFLDFCQQHKVQLVTASPHSDSFYYGLDLKSSAAIVLGSEAHGLSGFWESHGTAVKIPMLGVCDSLNVSVSAAILAYEVRRQRS
- a CDS encoding class I SAM-dependent methyltransferase; translated protein: MNTYQLIDSGNFQKLEQIGPYRMVRPSPQAVWRPRLPASEWKRDVDVVFKRFSGGDGKWTVLNKRLDREWFIDYGGLNLKLKRTDFGHLGVFAEQISNWQTIRSLSKPDMEVLNLFAYTGGSSLAAAQGGAKVVHVDASKTSVAWARENAEANQLADHPIRWIVDDAQKFVAKEARRGRRYHGVILDPPSFGRGSKNEVWKIEEHLSPLLDGIKEILHEDFKFILLSSHSHGYTPVAMKNNLLELVGDITGEFQLSEMLVEEQDGGRALPSGASCFFIRN